The Candidatus Binatia bacterium nucleotide sequence CCACGCTCCGCCGCCAGTGCCGCCGCAACAATGTCCGGATACGGCGTCCGCCGCGCCTGGCGCAGGGTCGCCACGTGATCGATGTTCACACCCAGCTTCGTCATAACCGCCCTCGCGCCGCTCACGCGCCGGTGCCGGCCGGCGAGCCGGCGCCAGCACGGATCGCCGCGGCAATCTCTTCGGCATGAATCCGGACGCGATCGGCGTCCTCGCCTTCGACCATGACACGGATCAACGGCTCGGTCCCCGACGCACGAACCAGAACTCGCCCGCGTTCTCCCAGCGCACGCGCAATTCCATCGATCGTCTGCCGCACGCCGGGGATACCTTGCGGGTCACAGCGCTCGGCGACGCGGACATTGACCAGCGTCTGCGGAAACCGCTGCATCTGCCGTCGCAACGCGCTCAACGGCCGCCCGCTTTCGACGATGAGGCGCAACACCTGAAGTCCGGCGAGTACGCCGTCACCGGTCGTGCCGTGTTCCAGCAGGATTATGTGTCCCGATTGTTCGCCGCCGACCGCGTAACCGCCCTGCCGCATAGCCTCGACGACGTAGCGATCGCCGACCTGCGTCCGCACCAGCCGCCCGCCGCGCGCGCGCAACGCCACTTCGAGGCCAAGATTGCTCATGACGGTGGCCACGACCGTTTGCGACGGCAGGGTTCCGGCCGCAAGGCGATCGAGTCCGATGATGGCCAGGAGTTCGTCGCCGTCGACCACGGCGCCGGTTTCATCCGCCAGGACGACTCGGTCGCCGTCGCCGTCGAACGCCATCCCGATTTGCGCCCCTTCGGCCACCACCCGCGCCTGCATCGCGGCCGTGTGCAGGGCCCCGGCATCACGGTTGATATTATCGCCGTCGGGCGCGACACCCGCCCGGATGGACACCCACGACGTCTCGTCAACGGCAACCCGACCGGCGATCGGGCCACCCGTGGTTGCACCGGCAGGCCACCGAAGGAATTGCGCCCGTCGAACCCGTGTCCTCATTCGGAGGACAACCCCGGGTGTCCGGCAACCCCTGGCCCGTTTGACCAACGGCACCGTCGTCACCTCGAACACGGGGAGATCGGGAGTCCACGTGATGGGTTCGACGGCGCGAACAACCTCCGTATCGGACCACCGCCAGCACGTCCCGTTGCCGGTCGCCAACGTACCAGCCCGGTTGCGCACGGCCGTCGCGGATGGGCGTCTCGTCAGTTCCCCCCAACGTACCAGCCCGGTTGCGCACGGCCGTCGCGGATGGGCGTCTCGTCAGTTCCCCCTGGTCATTGATCCCGTCGCCCCGACCACTCTTTATGCGGGCACGAGTGGCGGCGTCTTCGAGAGCACGAACGCGGGCGCGGCCTGGGTACCCGCGTCCGCCAAGCGCGACCTTGGCCAGCTCGCGTCCGAGATCGCTCGCGCCTTGGCCGAACGCGCCGCCATCGGCGTCATCGAAGCGGCCCACGCGCTGAACCGCACGGGATTCACCGAAGACGATCTGGCCCTGCTCGACGCCCTGGCCACGACCATTGCGGCGGCCATCGGAAGCATGCACCACGACCCCGCGCCGCGCGACGCGGGGAGAACGTCTGAGTATGGGTCTTATGTCAACTGCCCCGCTTGTGCGAGCTATCCGCCATGGGCGCAGCCGCCCTCGTAAGGTGAATCAGGTAGTTCTGTCGAATTCGCGTTGGGCGACACCAAGGTGGGCTTGCGCCATGTTAGCAAGCCTGCTAACCCGATTCGGTGCCATTCGAGATCGAGTACTTTCACGCACGTGTTCTCGCGGAGATTGAGGCATGGCCTGTCGACGTGCTGGCCGACTATGCGACGGCTCGTCGAGCTCCTGGTGGAACACGGGCCAAGCCTGAAGCTCCCGCACTCACGAGCGCTCGGGGATGGGCTGTTCGAGCTACGACCTCACGGGCGATCCGGGACCGGTCGAGCGCTCTACTGCTTCCTGGCCGGGCGCAGGGTCGTCGTGCTGCACGCGTTCATCAAGAAGACGCAGGAGACGCCGGACCGCGATCTGAAGCTGGCGCGCAAGCGTCAAAGGGAGTTGCAGAATGGCTGAGTTGAAGTACAAGCCCGTTCGACATGACCATGCCGCCTTCCTCGCGAAGGCGAGGACGCGCAAGGGTTTTGCCGAGGAGTATCAGGCGCTGGAGCTGGAATACGCGGTGGCAAATCAGTTGCTCCGGGCCAGGACCCGTGCGGGCCTTACGCAGGACGCCGTCGCGGACAGGATGGGTACGACCAAGAGCGCAATCTCGCGTCTCGAGGCTGCGGGCAAGCACACGCCGTCGCTCGATACGCTTCGTCGCTACGCCCGTGCCGTCGGGTGCGAGCTTCAAGTGAAGCTCGTGCCAAAGAAAGGGTGACGCCCACGGCGCTGCAGCAGACGGCAACCGCGGTGCGCTCGTTTCGATCCCGTGGTAGTCGGTGGCCGCTGCTGCGACCTCTACATGACGCTGAAGCTGAAGTTGCCCGTCTCGCTGGCGAAACCGTCGACGACGATGAAGTAGGTGGTGCCCGCTACCGCGGGCAGGGCGATCCTCGACGCGCGCCCGCACATGAATGATCCGCCGTCGTCGTTGCAGGCCAGTTCCGGTCCGACGCAGGTGCCCTCTCGGACGTACAGTACGCTGTCGAAGTTGGTCGCGAAGGGGGAGCCGCAGAGGGAAATGCTCGCGTCGTGGGACACCGTCGGCGTCCACTGGAACACCCGCTCGGGCGCGAATACGGCGCCGCCGCAGCTTCCACCGAACGCGCTGGTGCCGCCGACGGTCGTCCCCGCGACCACGCCGCCTTCCGGCGGGATGATCGTCGCCGCACCGCAGGCGATACACGCCGTGCAGTTGTCGTTGCAGACGTCTCCAGCGGCACACTGCCCCTGGTCGCCGACCGGGTATGCTCCGAAGAGCCCCGTGGGGCCGAGGTTTATTGGCGGGTAGACGCGCTGTGCGAGTTGGCGCGCGTGGACGACGACGCGGTCCGCCAGCGCATCGATGCGTCCGGCGAGCTAAGTACTGCAATCCACAAGTCCAGCGACGAATCTCGATCTCGTCATGCCGGCGGAAAAGTCTGTCGATAAACTCCCGTTCGCCCTTCGACGAGCTCAGGGTGGGCGTGGAAAAACCCAATGAAATCAACTCCACCACCGCTCAGGCTGATCCACCACCGCTCAGGCTGAGCTTGTCGAAGCCGGGTTTGGCCGTTTATCGACAGACTCTTTCGCCGGACCGACAGAATACGTCACGGTACTTGCGGCGGGCAGTACTAAGCCGTCGCGCCTGAACGGCGACATTCGGCCGGTGGCGCTGCCGCCTCTCGATCCCTCGATCCCCCTCGGTCCTTGCTCGGCCACACGGTAGGGCGTAATTGAGGGTCATGACCAGCGTAACTTTGAAGGCTCACTATGACGGGGAGCGGATTCGGCTCGACGAGCCGTTCGATCTTCCCCGCAACGCCCTCCTGCTGGTTACGGTGTTGTCGCCCCAGGGGGACGGCGATCGAGTTGCCTGGCTTGCCGCCAGCAGCGCCGGCTTGGCGCGGGCATTCGGTGACAACGAGCCCGAGTACGCCCAGGCCGACATCCGGCGATGACGGAGGGGGACGTTGTCCTCACGCCGCTGTCGCAGGCGGATGGACAGATCAAGAATCGCCCGGCCATCATCTTGCGCGAGATGCCACCCTACGGGGATTTTCTCGTGTGCGGTGTGAGCACGCAGTTGCATCGGGAGGTTGCCGGATCGAGGCGATGAAGGCCGACGCGAAAAGAACGCGCGGCTCATCTCGATCGTCTCCGCCTTTCGCAACATCGAGGCCCGGCGGCGCCGGCTGCGGGCAACTCCCACCGGAGTGTCGGCGATGGTCGACCGGCACCGCGACGGCGAGGCCGAGGGCCGCCGGCGGGAACCGGTCGCCCCAGGCGATCGGAGCGATCCGAACGTTGCGCGGCCTCGATCTCGACCTTGTATTTCAACCCCGCCGCGTCCAGCTCGCTCTGGATGGCGAGACGCACCAGGACGGACTCGGGGTAGCTGAGAGCCCGTGCCCACTTCGCGGCACGCTCGGGACTCACTGTCTTGCGGCCCTTCTCGACGTCGCAGAGATGCGACTTCGAGACACCGAGCTTCCTGGCGCACTCGTCCTGCGAAAGCTCCTCGCTCTTGCGGATGGACTCGATGGCCATGCCCAGGGTGAGCGGGCCACGCGCGATCTTCTCCAGCAGCTTCATCGCCTACGACTTCCTTCCCGTGACCTTGCGCATGGACACCTCCGTCAATACTCGTGCTTGCTCACTTCTTCGATCGACACGAACCTGGCCGAGTCTCCCTTGATCTCGCAAATGGCTCGATAAGCACGGCTCAGTAATGTCGCGACCCAACCTACCCGATCGCGGCGCTCGTCAGCGCCGCCTGCCTGGCATCCGCGCCGGCGCTCGCCGGCATCGCCGACAGCCCGCTGCCGGTGCCGGAGGCGGGGAAGACGACGCTTCATCTCTACACGGTGCCGGGTGCGATCCAGGTGGGCTACCTGGGAACCTTCTTCGCATGCACGTCACTCGACATCGCGACCATGCGGGTCAGCGTGGAAGGCTTCGGGTCGGCTGACCCTCCCGCACCGATTACGTTACAAGCTCGCCTACGAGTACGCCCTGTGCCGAGCCGTACTGGCGGTGTTCACGCGCGCTCTGCTCGCCTTCGAACGCCGCCGCGCACGCGAGCACGGCATCGTGGGTTGCGGCGGTGCGGTGACGGCGATTCAACGCTGTGGGTCGGCGCTCAACACCGGCATCCATCTTCACACGTTGGTGGTCGAGGGTGTGTTCGAAGCGCCGCCGGCCGGTTCGCAGTGCTTCATTGCGGCGTCCGCTCCACCGACCGACGTCGAAGTAGCCTGTCTGCCCGGCTGTTGCTGGACTCCCCGGCGCTGGCTGCGATGCCGGGCGCATCGGTCGTTGGCCGTGTCGCCACGGGGCGCGAGCGGTCCGTCGTCGCCGCAGGGGGTCCGTCGATTCCAGAAACTCGCCCTGATCGATCGTTGGGTGTGCACGGATCTCTCCATTCACGTCTGACCGGCGTCGATATGGACCACGGTTGCAAACCGCCGACACCGGGGCGTCAGAACCCGCGCGCCAGCTCGGCGATGAAGGCATCCGCCGACATCACCTCGATGCGGTCGTCCGTCCGCCACGAGTCCTGGCCGCCATAGATCAGCAGGCGGCGCTTGATCCCGTCGAGGCCGGCGATCGCCCGGAGCCCTTTGAGCATGTCTGGTTTGAACCGCCGGCCCGCTTTGGCTTCGATGGCCACCAACCGCTTGCCCTGGCGGAGCACGAAATCGACCTCCACCGCGCCGCCGCTGCCGTGCGACGACCAGTAGGACCAGTCGTCGAACAGCCCGGCGTAGTCGTTCATGGCACGCAGGGTCTGCGCCACCCAGCCTTCGAACAAGGCGCCGCGCTCCTCGTCCTGCAGGGCGCCGAACGCGCGCTTGAAGGCCCGCACGAGACCGGAGTCTGCCCAATACAGTTTCGGATGAGCGACCTCTTTAACCCGCAGGCGCGGGCGGTAGGCGTCGAGCTGGAAGGTGAGCAGCGTCTGGTGGAGGATCTCGAGGTACGTCTGCACGGTCGACCGGGGCACGCCCGCATCACGTGCGAGCGCCGCGACGTTCAGGACCTGCCCGTGAAGCAGCGCCGCGATCGGCAGGAACCGCGCGAAGCTCGGGAGGCCGCGTACTGCGGCTTCGGCCTGGATTTCCTGCACGAGATAGGTTTGCACGTAGGCCCGCAACGAGTCGCGGGGATCGGCGGCACTCCATACCAGCGGAAGCGTGCCGACGCTGAGCGCCGCGCCCAGGTCGAACCGGTCGCCGAGCTCGCCGGGCACGAACGGATGGAGGCGCCGTTCCACCGCTCGGCCCGCGAGCAGATTCACGCCCCGGCGGCGGAGCTGGCGGGCGCTCGAACCGCAAAGCACGAACCGCAGCCGATACTTTTCGATGTAGCGATGCACCGTGTTGAGCAGCACCGGTGCCCGCTGCACCTCGTCGATGACGACCCATGTTCCGGGCTGCAGGCCGTCCAGCTTACGGGCCAGGGCGTCGGGTTCCGCAAGGAGTTCCACCCGGAGCCCCTCGTCCAGGAGGTCGAAGGTCGCGGCGGCGCTGGCGAATCGTTTCCCCAACCAGCGGCTCTTGCCCGTGCCGCGTGGACCGAACAAGAAAAAGGATTGGCGCGGAGGCTCGAGGAGGCGCGGGATCTCGGCGACGGGCATGTCGTCATTTCTCCCGGAAAAATGCCGACAGTCAAGGCACGCGAGGTGCGTCGCGGCCGATTCGCGAAACACCCACGGACACCGACGGAAGTTGCGGTCGACAACGTCGCCGTGTGGGGGCCATTTCCGCGCGGCCTTCTGCCGCTTCTCGCTGCCAGCCGCGCGGTGTCGGTTTACTTCGAGTGGGGAGCGATCTTCGGGTGGAGCGCGACCTCCGGGCGCCCGCTCTTGCTTCCATCGAGACGACTGCGTGCGCTCGTGCTGCGCGGCCACGCCGCCCCCTGAACGTGCGCGGAGCGTCCGTTCCAGCGATGTCGATTGACGCAAGCGCCGACGCTGGACATGCTGCCGGTATGGCGTCCGCAGGTGAACGGGGGCTTCACGGCTTCACTGTCATCTCTTTCGAGAGCCGGCGGGCGAGCGAGATGGCGGAGCTGATCCGCCGGTTTGTGGACGGTACCGTGGACGTGGCGCTCTTCACGAGCGCCACGCAAGTGTACCACGTCCTTCAAGTCGCACAGGAGATCGACCTGGCTCGCGACCTCGTTGAGGCAGGCGCGAGAGTCGTCGTTGGATCGATCGGACCGATCTGCAGCGACGCTCTGCGCGGGCATGGCCTTGCTGTCGATCTGGAACCGGAGCACCCCAGGATGGGACAGCTCGTTGCCGCAGTTGCGGCTCGCGGGCCAGGGCTGCTGACTGCGAAACGTGCAGCGCCGTTGGGCGGGTTTGAAACCCGCCACCAGTGCGCCCGTAAGCGTGCATGGTCAGCGAGGTGAAAGTCCTCGTCAGGCACGCGCGCTCCGGCCTGTAACCAAACATAAGGGCGTCACCGCGAGGTGGGGTCCGAAGCAATGGGAGGTGATAGACCAGTCCGTAGAAACCGGCGGCAGTGCTCGAAGGGGCTACACGCGCCGGAGAAGTACGACGATTGCTGACACGTCCGCCGGCCCGTCCGCCGAAGGCTTCGGGCCGCAGGCGAGAGGCCTCCGGAGTGCGGGTCCGCCGGTGATTGCAAAAATACTAGCTCAGCACGGCCGAGCCTTGCCCGAAACTATGGCTCCGGGCGTTGGACTGCCGACCTTCAGCAATCCGCTGCTCGGAGGCAAGGCGACGGTGAAACCGGTCCCGGATCGGTTCAGGAAGGAGCGAGGTCGAAGGTCTGATATGGGGTGGTACGTTAAATATTCCAGCCAATACGGACTATGCTCTCGTTTTTGCCGGCCGAAACGAGCCCATAGGCTGAAAAACAGCTGCCGGTCGGCCCTGAAGACGTACCTTTTCATTGACTTGCAGAGGTCCGACCGCGCTGCGCCGCGCTGCGGAGGGACCTCGTAAGCTGACAACCGGCGGGATCCGCGGCGCCCGGTCTCGCCCGCCGGGGTGGCCGACGTCAATCGCCTTTCCCCCGAAGTCACGAACAGAAAACCGGAGACGGGAAACCGGTCAGCAGTAGAGAGTTACGCGCCCTCGGCGATCACCGCTTCCATGATTTCGAAGCGATTGATCTGGTTCGTCCCCTCGTAAATCTGCGTGAGCTTGGCGTCGCGCAGCAACTTCTCGACGCCGTACTCGTGCATGTAGCCGTAGCCGCCGAGGATCTGGATGGCGTCGGTGGCGTTGGCCACCGCGGCGTCCGACGCAAACGTCTTCGCCATCGACGATAGCTTCAGCGACGGTTCACCCGCCGCGATGGCCCGCGCCGCCTTCCACACCAGACACCGTGCCGCCTCGACCCGGATGGCCATGTCCGCCAACAACACCTGCATCGCCTGATGCCGCACGATCGGCGCCCCGCCCTGCACGCGCATCCCGGCGTATTCCAGCGCTTTCTCGTAGGCCGCCCGCGCAATCCCGAGTGCGATCGCCGCCACCGGGGCGCGGGTCACCGACATGATCAAACGGTTGAGCGCCCAGGCGGCGCCCTCGGCGCCGAGGCGGTGCGCTTCCGGCACCCACACGTCCTCGAACACCAGCTCCGCCGCCGGGCACGCACGCTGCCCCATCTTGTCGAACACCTGCCCCACCGAGAACCCCGGCGTGTCGGCCGGCACTGCAAAGCAACTCATCCCGTCGCGAATCGGGCCGTTCGGGCTGTTCGACGCGAACACCGTGACCAGACTCGCGATCGAACCGTTGGAGATGAACACCTTGCGGCCGTTGATCCGGTAGCCGTCGCCGTCGCGGACCACGCGGGTGCGCATGCGCCCCTGCGGATGCCCCATGATGAAATCCGACCCGGCGTCCGGTTCGGTCGCCGCCAGCGCCGCCAGCTTCGGCGCGTCGGTCTGCCACGACGCCGCCAGCGGCGGCACGAAAC carries:
- a CDS encoding pyridoxine 5'-phosphate synthase, coding for MTKLGVNIDHVATLRQARRTPYPDIVAAALAAERG
- a CDS encoding helix-turn-helix domain-containing protein, which produces MAELKYKPVRHDHAAFLAKARTRKGFAEEYQALELEYAVANQLLRARTRAGLTQDAVADRMGTTKSAISRLEAAGKHTPSLDTLRRYARAVGCELQVKLVPKKG
- a CDS encoding helix-turn-helix domain-containing protein; translated protein: MKLLEKIARGPLTLGMAIESIRKSEELSQDECARKLGVSKSHLCDVEKGRKTVSPERAAKWARALSYPESVLVRLAIQSELDAAGLKYKVEIEAAQRSDRSDRLGRPVPAGGPRPRRRGAGRPSPTLRWELPAAGAAGPRCCERRRRSR
- a CDS encoding transposase, whose translation is MFTRALLAFERRRAREHGIVGCGGAVTAIQRCGSALNTGIHLHTLVVEGVFEAPPAGSQCFIAASAPPTDVEVACLPGCCWTPRRWLRCRAHRSLAVSPRGASGPSSPQGVRRFQKLALIDRWVCTDLSIHV
- a CDS encoding DUF4143 domain-containing protein, which translates into the protein MPVAEIPRLLEPPRQSFFLFGPRGTGKSRWLGKRFASAAATFDLLDEGLRVELLAEPDALARKLDGLQPGTWVVIDEVQRAPVLLNTVHRYIEKYRLRFVLCGSSARQLRRRGVNLLAGRAVERRLHPFVPGELGDRFDLGAALSVGTLPLVWSAADPRDSLRAYVQTYLVQEIQAEAAVRGLPSFARFLPIAALLHGQVLNVAALARDAGVPRSTVQTYLEILHQTLLTFQLDAYRPRLRVKEVAHPKLYWADSGLVRAFKRAFGALQDEERGALFEGWVAQTLRAMNDYAGLFDDWSYWSSHGSGGAVEVDFVLRQGKRLVAIEAKAGRRFKPDMLKGLRAIAGLDGIKRRLLIYGGQDSWRTDDRIEVMSADAFIAELARGF
- a CDS encoding uroporphyrinogen-III synthase; this encodes MAELIRRFVDGTVDVALFTSATQVYHVLQVAQEIDLARDLVEAGARVVVGSIGPICSDALRGHGLAVDLEPEHPRMGQLVAAVAARGPGLLTAKRAAPLGGFETRHQCARKRAWSAR
- a CDS encoding acyl-CoA dehydrogenase family protein, which gives rise to MTDLTPEQREVQAWARDFARRHIAPRALVLDKDPESPARDELLREAARAGILGAGLPEFMGGAGHDPFTGVLTTEEFAAACAGCTVLFGATMLGLTPILFCGDPAAVARFVPPLAASWQTDAPKLAALAATEPDAGSDFIMGHPQGRMRTRVVRDGDGYRINGRKVFISNGSIASLVTVFASNSPNGPIRDGMSCFAVPADTPGFSVGQVFDKMGQRACPAAELVFEDVWVPEAHRLGAEGAAWALNRLIMSVTRAPVAAIALGIARAAYEKALEYAGMRVQGGAPIVRHQAMQVLLADMAIRVEAARCLVWKAARAIAAGEPSLKLSSMAKTFASDAAVANATDAIQILGGYGYMHEYGVEKLLRDAKLTQIYEGTNQINRFEIMEAVIAEGA